In Strigops habroptila isolate Jane chromosome 2, bStrHab1.2.pri, whole genome shotgun sequence, one genomic interval encodes:
- the ACE2 gene encoding angiotensin-converting enzyme 2, with amino-acid sequence MNMLVHLWLVCSLSTVVTPQDVTPQAQMFLEEFNRRAENISYESSLASWNYNTNITEDTARKMNEADAKWSTFYEEASRNASTFPLSSIEDALTRLQIQTLQDRGSSVLSPEKYSRLSTVLSTMSTIYSTGTVCKITEPFECLVLEPGLDTIMANSTDYHERLWAWEGWRAGVGRMMRPLYKEYVELKNEVAKLNNYSDYGDYWRANYEADYPEEYKYSRDQLVRDVEKTFEQIKPLYQQLHAYVRYQLEQVYGPELISSTGCLPAHLLGDMWGRFWTNLYALTVPYPAKPNIDVTPTMVEKQWDATRIFKAAEAFFTSIGLDEMTEGFWNNSMLTEPADNRKVVCHPTAWDLGKNDYRIKMCTKVTMDDFLTAHHEMGHIEYDMAYSLQPYLLRDGANEGFHEAVGEIMSLSAATPQHLKSLDLLEPTFEEDEETEINFLLKQALTIVGTMPFTYMLEKWRWMVFSGQITKQEWTKQWWEMKREIVGVVEPVLHDETYCDPAVLFHVANDYSFIRYYTRTIYQFQFQEALCKAANHTGPLHTCDITNSRAAGRKLRQLLELGRSKPWTQALESITGEKYMNAEPLLQYFEPLYNWLQKNNSGRYIGWKTDWAPYSDNAIEVRISLKSALGDQAYEWDESELFLFKSSIAYAMRKYFDKMKEQEVNFEATDIHVGEQTKRISFYLTVSMPGNISDIVPKAEVENAIRMSQGRINDAFGLDDRTLEFVGILPALATPYEPPVTIWLIVFGVVISLVVIGIIVLIITGRRDRKKKQREKRGKAGSNCQEVNPYAEEGKSNMGFEPSEETQTSF; translated from the exons ATGAATATGTTGGTCCACCTTTGGCTTGTCTGTAGTCTGAGCACTGTCGTGACCCCTCAGGATGTCACACCACAAGCCCAAATGTTTCTAGAAGAGTTTAACAGGAGGGCAGAAAATATCAGCTATGAAAGCTCCCTTGCCTCATGGAACTACAACACCAACATCACTGAGGACACTGCCAGGAAAATG AATGAGGCAGATGCCAAGTGGTCCACATTTTATGAGGAGGCCTCCAGGAATGCCAGCACCTTCCCGTTATCCAGCATCGAGGATGCTCTCACCAGGCTCCAGATCCAGACTCTCCAGGACAGAGGATCATCTGTGCTGTCACCAGAAAAGTACAGCAGA CTGAGCACTGTGCTAAGTACAATGAGTACCATCTACAGCACCGGGACTGTCTGTAAAATTACCGAACCATTCGAATGTTTGGTGCTGGAGCCAG GTCTTGACACTATTATGGCTAACAGCACGGATTATCATGAGAGGCTGTGGGCCTGGGAAGGCTGGAGAGCTGGTGTTGGCAGAATGATGAGACCATTATACAAAGAGTATGTTGAACTTAAAAATGAGGTTGCAAAGCTTAATA ATTATTCTGACTACGGAGATTACTGGAGAGCAAATTATGAAGCAGACTATCCAGAAGAATACAAATACAGCCGTGACCAACTGGTTAGAGATGTGGAGAAGACATTTGAGCAG aTAAAACCTCTGTACCAGCAGCTGCATGCCTATGTGAGGTACCAGCTGGAGCAGGTCTACGGCCCTGAGCTCATCAGCTCCACGGGATGCCTGCCTGCTCACTTGCTGG gTGATATGTGGGGTAGATTTTGGACAAATCTGTATGCCTTGACTGTTCCCTATCCAGCCAAACCCAACATTGATGTAACACCTACAATGGTTGAAAAG CAGTGGGATGCAACGAGAATATTCAAAGCCGCTGAGGCCTTCTTCACCTCCATCGGCCTTGATGAAATGACTGAGGGCTTCTGGAATAACTCCATGCTCACAGAGCCGGCAGACAACAGGAAAGTTGTCTGCCACCCTACAGCATGGGATCTGGGGAAAAATGACTACAG GATCAAGATGTGCACCAAAGTGACCATGGATGACTTCTTGACCGCGCACCATGAGATGGGCCACATCGAGTATGACATGGCATACTCTCTGCAGCCCTACCTGCTAAGAGACGGCGCCAACGAGGGCTTCCATGAAGCAGTGGGTGAAATTATGTCACTTTCTGCAGCCACCCCTCAGCACTTGAAATCTCTTGACCTCCTAGAGCCAACATTCGAAGAGGATGAAG aaacagaaatcaacTTTCTGCTCAAACAAGCACTAACGATTGTTGGAACAATGCCTTTTACTTACATGCTGGAGAAGTGGAGGTGGATGGTGTTTAGTGGTCAGATTACAAAGCAGGAATGGACAAAGCAGTGGTGGGAGATGAA GAGAGAAATAGTTGGCGTTGTTGAACCGGTCCTTCATGATGAAACCTATTGTGACCCTGCAGTGCTGTTTCATGTGGCTAACGATTACTCGTTCATAAG GTATTACACCCGGACCATCTATCAGTTCCAGTTTCAGGAGGCACTTTGCAAAGCAGCTAACCATACTGGCCCTCTTCACACATGTGACATTACCAACTCCAGAGCAGCTGGTCGGAAGCTGAG ACAATTGCTTGAATTAGGCAGATCCAAGCCCTGGACTCAGGCACTGGAAAGCATAACAGGAGAGAAATACATGAATGCAGAACCCTTACTCCAGTACTTTGAACCTTTGTATAATTGGCTGCAAAAAAACAACTCTGGCAGATACATTGGTTGGAAAACAGACTGGGCTCCAT aTTCCGACAATGCCATCGAAGTGCGCATCAGCCTGAAGTCAGCACTGGGAGACCAGGCA taTGAATGGGATGAAAGCGAGCTCTTCCTGTTTAAGTCATCCATCGCCTATGCCATGAGAAAATACTTTGACAAGATGAAGGAGCAGGAAGTTAACTTCGA AGCTACAGACATTCATGTTGGGGAACAGACAAAAAGGATCTCCTTCTACCTTACTGTCAGCATGCCAGGTAATATCAGCGATATTGTGCCCAAAGCTGAAGTGGAAAATGCCATCAG GATGTCTCAGGGACGAATCAATGATGCTTTTGGACTGGATGATAGGACGCTGGAGTTTGTGGGCATACTTCCAGCCTTGGCCACACCTTATGAACCACCAGTCACCATCTGGTTAATTGTATTTGGGGTGGTCATTAGCTTGGTTGTCATTGGAATTATTGTCTTGATCATCACTGGTCGGAGAGATCGTAAAAA gaaacagagagaaaagagaggtaAAGCAGGATCAAACTGTCAAGAGGTGAACCCTTAcgctgaagaaggaaaaagcaacatgGGTTTTGAGCCATCTGAAGAGACACAAACATCATTCTAG